Proteins encoded in a region of the Candidatus Nanosynbacter sp. HMT-352 genome:
- a CDS encoding ribonuclease J has product MGQRRLATPQKDDANKRPQSKKNNNAVLNSTTTRKGEVFRAQRRTSENVNLRASQHLIDIPVNKSVYNGYGGEQFSAKMQPKPVRGGQPKLRIIPIGGVGEMGIGKNMNAIEYDDEIIIVDMGFLFPGSDYPGINYITPDITWLEENKHKIKAHVFTHGHLDHIGSFRHFIHRIPAPVYGSKFTIGMLDRTMDDSEVDFKPDYRVMDPLSHEIVQVSKHFSIELVRVNHSIPDSTAVIIRTPMGVIVDSGDWRFEESPVDGQKFDLERLTEVASKEGILMFMNESTNCESAGTHTHTEFDIQYSIGQVMDKFSNSRVILSCFSSQVHRLQLILEEAHKHGRKVAFAGFSMIQNLEVALRSGTIKIPKDTIMKMEDIVKLPDNQIAVVCTGSQGEFNAVLNRMATGAHKYMKIKGSDVVVFSSNPIPGNEKSVVRTVDGLMREGSDVIQNGKTHLTGVGPLHLSGHGYYDDHVKLINALNPTYYMPIHGEFHMLVHNARLAEKECGIPRKNIFVCDAGDIIEIDIERQAKKAGRIHVGGVMYDDTGAIVSEVVLKDRIHMSQEGMFVVVLTVQRGTGRLLTSPDIISRGFIYLRDSEELMNMIRQYLKQKAARSFSGKYDLDVIKKEIKDEITHILYDQTRRTPIVIPVINEVGGLKSVKSAATPTHSVVKSPARGKKPDSDEPKMTFPTAPRRRFPQRQVPDTEANDTKARERQNVRPY; this is encoded by the coding sequence ATGGGTCAGCGGCGACTAGCAACACCGCAAAAAGACGACGCCAACAAGCGTCCACAGTCAAAGAAAAACAATAATGCAGTTTTGAATAGTACAACTACTCGTAAGGGTGAAGTTTTTCGAGCTCAGCGACGAACAAGCGAGAACGTTAATCTCAGGGCTTCACAGCACTTGATTGATATTCCTGTAAATAAGTCGGTTTACAACGGATATGGCGGTGAGCAATTTAGTGCCAAAATGCAACCAAAACCTGTTCGCGGCGGTCAGCCGAAACTTCGGATTATTCCGATTGGTGGCGTGGGCGAAATGGGAATTGGTAAGAATATGAACGCCATCGAATATGATGATGAGATTATCATCGTAGATATGGGATTTCTGTTCCCAGGCAGTGATTATCCAGGCATTAATTACATCACGCCAGATATCACTTGGCTGGAAGAGAATAAGCATAAAATTAAGGCACACGTATTTACGCACGGGCACCTTGATCACATTGGTTCGTTCCGTCACTTCATTCATCGTATTCCAGCGCCAGTTTATGGCTCTAAGTTTACGATTGGCATGCTTGATCGAACGATGGACGATTCAGAAGTGGATTTTAAGCCAGATTATCGAGTGATGGATCCGCTGAGTCACGAAATTGTTCAAGTTTCTAAGCATTTTTCAATCGAGTTGGTGCGAGTTAACCACTCAATTCCTGATTCTACGGCGGTTATTATTCGAACCCCAATGGGTGTGATTGTCGATTCTGGTGACTGGAGATTTGAGGAGAGTCCAGTTGACGGCCAGAAGTTTGACCTTGAGCGGCTGACTGAAGTGGCTTCAAAAGAAGGCATTTTAATGTTTATGAATGAATCGACTAACTGTGAGTCGGCCGGTACACATACGCATACGGAATTTGATATTCAGTATTCTATCGGTCAGGTGATGGACAAGTTTAGTAATAGTCGAGTTATTTTAAGCTGTTTCTCATCGCAGGTGCATCGCTTGCAATTAATTTTGGAAGAGGCGCATAAGCACGGACGCAAGGTGGCATTTGCTGGATTCTCGATGATTCAAAACCTAGAGGTGGCGCTGCGTTCGGGAACGATTAAGATTCCTAAAGACACCATCATGAAGATGGAAGATATTGTTAAATTGCCAGATAATCAAATTGCCGTAGTTTGTACTGGCTCGCAGGGTGAATTTAATGCTGTCTTAAATCGCATGGCGACGGGTGCTCATAAATATATGAAAATTAAGGGCTCGGACGTTGTGGTGTTTAGCTCAAATCCAATTCCTGGCAATGAAAAAAGCGTGGTGCGAACGGTTGACGGTCTGATGCGTGAGGGTTCTGATGTTATTCAAAACGGAAAGACTCACTTGACGGGTGTTGGTCCATTACACTTGTCGGGTCATGGATATTATGACGACCACGTTAAATTGATCAATGCACTTAACCCAACTTATTACATGCCAATTCACGGTGAATTCCACATGTTGGTGCATAATGCCAGGTTGGCGGAAAAGGAATGCGGAATTCCTCGTAAGAATATTTTTGTGTGTGATGCTGGAGATATTATTGAGATTGATATTGAAAGGCAAGCAAAGAAAGCTGGGCGAATTCATGTTGGTGGCGTTATGTATGATGATACTGGTGCGATTGTTTCTGAGGTTGTACTGAAAGATCGCATTCACATGTCGCAAGAGGGAATGTTTGTTGTGGTGTTGACCGTACAGCGTGGCACGGGACGATTATTGACTAGCCCAGACATTATTTCTCGCGGATTTATTTACTTGCGCGACTCTGAAGAATTGATGAATATGATTCGCCAGTACTTGAAGCAAAAAGCGGCACGTAGTTTTTCTGGTAAATATGATTTAGATGTGATCAAAAAAGAAATTAAAGATGAGATTACGCATATATTGTACGATCAGACTCGCCGAACACCGATTGTCATTCCGGTGATAAATGAGGTTGGTGGCTTGAAGTCTGTTAAGTCGGCAGCTACGCCAACGCATTCTGTCGTGAAATCGCCAGCGCGTGGTAAAAAGCCTGACTCAGACGAGCCAAAGATGACTTTTCCAACTGCTCCACGCCGCCGTTTCCCGCAGCGCCAAGTGCCGGATACTGAAGCAAATGACACAAAAGCCAGAGAGCGACAGAACGTACGCCCGTACTAG